Proteins from a genomic interval of Drosophila melanogaster chromosome 2R:
- the CG3216 gene encoding uncharacterized protein, isoform D — translation MHLLGISIHFFFLMYVNCFSAHPNPRRNDITWDDLNKDISLDSTTSLAGLNASDAGLEQRMYERSRESKSTQLSRYTEVGEMGSTMRVYNVGVLMASHLDSPFDLERCGPAVDLALDEINKVFLKPHNITLLKKKGSYPSCSGARAPGLAADMYFQDDVIAFIGPACAFALEPVARLAAYWNKPIITGMGDQPPSSEGELTVTSGILGRIHKWKNENTGMFKDKSKYPTLTRMSYCQCRLILVFASVIRQFNWNHVALLVDRSELFSWTVGKNLEYGLRQEGLLSFVKELNGNEEEVYENYLKDASMYARVVILSVRGVLVRKFMLAAHSLGMTNGEWVFLDVEIFQSEYWGDKGWEMKDEHDAKARKAYEALLRVSLLQPTSPKFQDFADNVRENALYDYNYTFGEGEEVNFFIGAFYDGVYLLGMALNETLTEGGDIRDGVNITRRMWNRTFEGITGHVRIDDNGDRDADYSILDLDPINGKFSVVAHYSGVHKQMKLSKELNNMSWRVRPDDVLIEMGGMFGSKGGLQRLDVENISLQQFGIHSGRASIASFTSLPPQVYTTIGQFKGERVAIKKVNVKKVDLTPQLLWEIKQARDVSHENTVRFVGACIDLPRPTVLILTEYCSRGSLKDVLENEAIELDWNFRMSLIHDIVKGMNYLHNSDVAAHGKLRSCNCLIDGRFVLKISDFGLRTLTTPSDFVRDQNYYLKLLWIAPELLPLTTIPGCCPATQRGDVYSFGIILEEIVNRGGPYQEARQQMDVHTILHKVRQCNGFRPLIRERECPPDLLELMEKCWADNQEERPTFSTIRSNIRTIMKGFCENLMDDLLNRMEQYANNLESLVEEKTRQLSLEKQRTEELLYQILPRPVAQQLMAGDLVEPEEFSSVTIYFSDIVGFTELCARSSPMDVVNFLNDLYSTFDRIIGFYDVYKVETIGDAYLVVSGLPEPNGDKHAREIALMALDILRAVSSFNLRHKPEYKIQIRIGMHSGSVCAGVVGKKMPHYCLFGDTVNTASRMESTGQPGKIHVSSATKAILDKFGTFQMEQRGDVELKGKGTVTTYWLNSTSEGEARPPTPQILTTDEVPFPLLFAGMGK, via the exons TTGGACTCCACTACTTCCTTGGCGGGGCTCAATGCCAGTGATGCGGGCCTAGAGCAAAGAATGTACGAGAGGAGCAGGGAATCCAAGTCTACGCAGCTTTCTAGATACACTGAGGTGGGCGAAATGGGCTCCACAATGCGTGTCTATAACGTTGGCGTTCTGATGGCTTCTCATTTGG ATTCTCCATTCGATCTGGAGCGTTGTGGACCGGCCGTTGACTTGGCCTTGGATGAGATTAACAAGGTTTTCCTGAAGCCTCACAACATAACACTACTGAAAAAGAAGGGAAG CTATCCATCCTGTTCGGGTGCTCGGGCTCCTGGACTGGCTGCGGACATGTACTTCCAGGACGACGTAATCGCGTTTATTGGACCAGCCTGCGCCTTTGCCCTTGAGCCGGTGGCACGTTTGGCCGCCTATTGGAACAAGCCCATCATCACCGGCATGGGAGATCAG CCGCCTTCCTCGGAAGGTGAGCTGACGGTCACTTCCGGAATCCTGGGAAGGATACACAAGTGGAAGAATGAGAATACG GGCATGTTCAAGGACAAGTCCAAGTACCCGACGCTCACCCGGATGTCCTACTGCCAGTGCCGCCTCATCCTGGTCTTTGCCAGCGTCATTCGGCAGTTCAACTGGAATCACGTTGCCCTGCTGGTGGACAGATCGGAGCTCTTCTCGTGGACGGTGGGCAAGAATCTGGAGTACGGTCTGCGGCAGGAGGGACTCTTGAGCTTCGTCAAGGAGCTCAACGGCAACGAGGAGGAGGTGTACGAAAACTATCTAAAGGACGCCAGCATGTATGCCAGAG TGGTCATCCTGTCGGTTCGCGGCGTTCTTGTGCGAAAATTCATGTTGGCAGCCCACAGCCTGGGCATGACCAATGGCGAGTGGGTGTTCCTGGACGTGGAAATCTTTCAGAGCGAATACTGGGGCGACAAGGGTTGGGAGATGAAGGATGAGCACGATGCCAAGGCGCGGAAGGCATACGAAGCCCTCCTGAGAGTCAGTCTCCTGCAGCCGACAAGTCCCAAGTTCCAGGACTTTGCCGACAATGTGAGGGAGAATGCGCTCTACGATTACAACTACACGTTTGGCGAGGGCGAGGAGGTGAACTTCTTTATTGGAGCCTTCTACGATGGCGTCTACCTGCTGGGAATGGCCTTGAACGAGACCCTCACCGAGGGTGGTGACATCCGGGATGGGGTCAACATCACCAGGCGGATGTGGAATCGCACCTTCGAAGGTATCACGGGGCACGTGCGCATCGACGACAACGGTGACCGGGATGCTGATTACTCCATTCTCGATCTGGATCCCATCAATGGAAAGTTCTCCGTTGTGGCCCATTATTCCGGTGTTCACAA GCAGATGAAGCTCAGCAAGGAGCTGAATAATATGTCCTGGCGCGTACGACCCGATGATGTCCTCATCGAGATGGGCGGCATGTTTGGTTCGAAGGGAGGCTTGCAGCGCCTGGATGTGGAGAACATATCGCTGCAGCAGTTCGGTATCCATTCGGGACGCGCATCGATAGCCAGCTTCACGTCGCTGCCGCCGCAAGTGTACACCACCATTGGCCAGTTCAAGGGCGAACGGGTGGCCATCAAGAAGGTGAACGTGAAGAAGGTGGACCTGACGCCGCAGCTCCTTTGGGAGATCAAGCAGGCGCGGGATGTGAGCCACGAGAATACGGTGCGTTTCGTGGGCGCCTGCATCGATCTGCCGCGACCCACCGTGCTCATCCTCACCGAATATTGCTCGAGGGGCAGTCTGAAGGATGTGCTGGAGAACGAGGCCATCGAGTTGGACTGGAACTTTCGCATGTCTCTCATCCACGACATTGTCAAGGGCATGAACTATCTGCACAATAGCGATGTGGCTGCCCATGGAAAGCTGAGGTCTTGCAATTGCCTGATAGACGGACGATTCGTTCTCAAGATCTCCGACTTTGGACTGAGAACGCTGACCACGCCCTCTGATTTTGTGCGGGATCAGAACTACTACCTCA AGCTCTTGTGGATTGCTCCCGAACTGCTTCCACTGACCACCATACCTGGTTGCTGTCCAGCCACGCAGCGCGGCGATGTGTACTCCTTTGGCATTATTCTGGAGGAGATCGTCAACCGTGGTGGACCCTACCAGGAGGCGCGCCAGCAGATGGACGTTCACACGATCCTGCACAAGGTGCGCCAGTGCAATGGATTCCGTCCGCTCATCAGAGAACGCGAGTGTCCACCTGATCTGCTGGAGCTAATGGAGAAGTGCTGGGCAGACAATCAGGAGGAGCGGCCCACTTTCTCCACCATACGCAGTAATATTCGCACCATAATGAA AGGCTTCTGTGAGAATCTAATGGATGATCTACTGAATCGCATGGAGCAGTATGCCAACAATCTCGAGAGTCTCGTGGAGGAGAAAACCCGCCAGTTGAGCCTGGAAAAGCAGCGTACGGAGGAGCTGCTCTACCAAATCCTGCCGCGTCCTGTGGCCCAGCAACTGATGGCCGGCGATCTTGTGGAGCCGGAGGAGTTCAGCAGCGTGACCATATACTTTAGTGACATCGTTGGCTTCACCGAACTGTGCGCCCGTAGCAGTCCCATGGACGTGGTCAACTTCCTGAATGACTTGTATAGCACATTTGACCGAATCATTGGCTTCTACGACGTCTACAAAGTGGAAACGATTGGTGATGCCTATCTGGTGGTTTCTGGATTGCCGGAGCCCAATGGTGACAAGCATGCCCGCGAGATTGCTCTAATGGCCCTGGACATCCTACGAGCAGTCAGCTCCTTCAATCTCCGCCATAAACCGGAATACAAGATACAGATTCGCATTGGGATGCATTCGGGTTCCGTGTGCGCCGGAGTCGTGGGCAAGAAGATGCCGCACTACTGTTTGTTTGGCGACACGGTCAACACGGCGTCGAGAATGGAGAGCACTGGCCAGCCGGGCAAGATACATGTGTCCTCGGCCACCAAGGCCATCCTGGACAAGTTCGGCACCTTCCAAATGGAGCAGCGCGGCGATGTCGAGCTAAAGGGCAAGGGCACGGTCACCACCTACTGGCTGAATAGCACCTCCGAGGGCGAGGCGCGTCCTCCGACTCCGCAGATCCTGACCACCGATGAGGTGCCCTTCCCGCTGCTCTTCGCCGGCATGGGAAAGTAG
- the CG3216 gene encoding uncharacterized protein, isoform C — translation MHLLGISIHFFFLMYVNCFSAHPNPRRNDITWDDLNKDISLDSTTSLAGLNASDAGLEQRMYERSRESKSTQLSRYTEVGEMGSTMRVYNVGVLMASHLDSPFDLERCGPAVDLALDEINKVFLKPHNITLLKKKGSYPSCSGARAPGLAADMYFQDDVIAFIGPACAFALEPVARLAAYWNKPIITGMGDQPPSSEGELTVTSGILGRIHKWKNENTGMFKDKSKYPTLTRMSYCQCRLILVFASVIRQFNWNHVALLVDRSELFSWTVGKNLEYGLRQEGLLSFVKELNGNEEEVYENYLKDASMYARVVILSVRGVLVRKFMLAAHSLGMTNGEWVFLDVEIFQSEYWGDKGWEMKDEHDAKARKAYEALLRVSLLQPTSPKFQDFADNVRENALYDYNYTFGEGEEVNFFIGAFYDGVYLLGMALNETLTEGGDIRDGVNITRRMWNRTFEGITGHVRIDDNGDRDADYSILDLDPINGKFSVVAHYSGVHKVYSAVHGKKIHWPGGREEPPPDVPPCGFLGNSTDCVGNFSTIMYSVFGLLLFLGLVFLVICLLQKQMKLSKELNNMSWRVRPDDVLIEMGGMFGSKGGLQRLDVENISLQQFGIHSGRASIASFTSLPPQVYTTIGQFKGERVAIKKVNVKKVDLTPQLLWEIKQARDVSHENTVRFVGACIDLPRPTVLILTEYCSRGSLKDVLENEAIELDWNFRMSLIHDIVKGMNYLHNSDVAAHGKLRSCNCLIDGRFVLKISDFGLRTLTTPSDFVRDQNYYLKLLWIAPELLPLTTIPGCCPATQRGDVYSFGIILEEIVNRGGPYQEARQQMDVHTILHKVRQCNGFRPLIRERECPPDLLELMEKCWADNQEERPTFSTIRSNIRTIMKGFCENLMDDLLNRMEQYANNLESLVEEKTRQLSLEKQRTEELLYQILPRPVAQQLMAGDLVEPEEFSSVTIYFSDIVGFTELCARSSPMDVVNFLNDLYSTFDRIIGFYDVYKVETIGDAYLVVSGLPEPNGDKHAREIALMALDILRAVSSFNLRHKPEYKIQIRIGMHSGSVCAGVVGKKMPHYCLFGDTVNTASRMESTGQPGKIHVSSATKAILDKFGTFQMEQRGDVELKGKGTVTTYWLNSTSEGEARPPTPQILTTDEVPFPLLFAGMGK, via the exons TTGGACTCCACTACTTCCTTGGCGGGGCTCAATGCCAGTGATGCGGGCCTAGAGCAAAGAATGTACGAGAGGAGCAGGGAATCCAAGTCTACGCAGCTTTCTAGATACACTGAGGTGGGCGAAATGGGCTCCACAATGCGTGTCTATAACGTTGGCGTTCTGATGGCTTCTCATTTGG ATTCTCCATTCGATCTGGAGCGTTGTGGACCGGCCGTTGACTTGGCCTTGGATGAGATTAACAAGGTTTTCCTGAAGCCTCACAACATAACACTACTGAAAAAGAAGGGAAG CTATCCATCCTGTTCGGGTGCTCGGGCTCCTGGACTGGCTGCGGACATGTACTTCCAGGACGACGTAATCGCGTTTATTGGACCAGCCTGCGCCTTTGCCCTTGAGCCGGTGGCACGTTTGGCCGCCTATTGGAACAAGCCCATCATCACCGGCATGGGAGATCAG CCGCCTTCCTCGGAAGGTGAGCTGACGGTCACTTCCGGAATCCTGGGAAGGATACACAAGTGGAAGAATGAGAATACG GGCATGTTCAAGGACAAGTCCAAGTACCCGACGCTCACCCGGATGTCCTACTGCCAGTGCCGCCTCATCCTGGTCTTTGCCAGCGTCATTCGGCAGTTCAACTGGAATCACGTTGCCCTGCTGGTGGACAGATCGGAGCTCTTCTCGTGGACGGTGGGCAAGAATCTGGAGTACGGTCTGCGGCAGGAGGGACTCTTGAGCTTCGTCAAGGAGCTCAACGGCAACGAGGAGGAGGTGTACGAAAACTATCTAAAGGACGCCAGCATGTATGCCAGAG TGGTCATCCTGTCGGTTCGCGGCGTTCTTGTGCGAAAATTCATGTTGGCAGCCCACAGCCTGGGCATGACCAATGGCGAGTGGGTGTTCCTGGACGTGGAAATCTTTCAGAGCGAATACTGGGGCGACAAGGGTTGGGAGATGAAGGATGAGCACGATGCCAAGGCGCGGAAGGCATACGAAGCCCTCCTGAGAGTCAGTCTCCTGCAGCCGACAAGTCCCAAGTTCCAGGACTTTGCCGACAATGTGAGGGAGAATGCGCTCTACGATTACAACTACACGTTTGGCGAGGGCGAGGAGGTGAACTTCTTTATTGGAGCCTTCTACGATGGCGTCTACCTGCTGGGAATGGCCTTGAACGAGACCCTCACCGAGGGTGGTGACATCCGGGATGGGGTCAACATCACCAGGCGGATGTGGAATCGCACCTTCGAAGGTATCACGGGGCACGTGCGCATCGACGACAACGGTGACCGGGATGCTGATTACTCCATTCTCGATCTGGATCCCATCAATGGAAAGTTCTCCGTTGTGGCCCATTATTCCGGTGTTCACAA AGTATATTCGGCTGTTCATGGCAAGAAGATACATTGGCCTGGTGGTCGTGAGGAGCCACCGCCGGATGTGCCACCCTGTGGCTTCCTGGGCAATTCTACAGACTGTGTCGGAAACT TTTCTACCATTATGTACTCCGTGTTTGGATTGCTTCTTTTTCTGGGCCTTGTTTTTCTGGTCATCTGTCTTCTGCAAAA GCAGATGAAGCTCAGCAAGGAGCTGAATAATATGTCCTGGCGCGTACGACCCGATGATGTCCTCATCGAGATGGGCGGCATGTTTGGTTCGAAGGGAGGCTTGCAGCGCCTGGATGTGGAGAACATATCGCTGCAGCAGTTCGGTATCCATTCGGGACGCGCATCGATAGCCAGCTTCACGTCGCTGCCGCCGCAAGTGTACACCACCATTGGCCAGTTCAAGGGCGAACGGGTGGCCATCAAGAAGGTGAACGTGAAGAAGGTGGACCTGACGCCGCAGCTCCTTTGGGAGATCAAGCAGGCGCGGGATGTGAGCCACGAGAATACGGTGCGTTTCGTGGGCGCCTGCATCGATCTGCCGCGACCCACCGTGCTCATCCTCACCGAATATTGCTCGAGGGGCAGTCTGAAGGATGTGCTGGAGAACGAGGCCATCGAGTTGGACTGGAACTTTCGCATGTCTCTCATCCACGACATTGTCAAGGGCATGAACTATCTGCACAATAGCGATGTGGCTGCCCATGGAAAGCTGAGGTCTTGCAATTGCCTGATAGACGGACGATTCGTTCTCAAGATCTCCGACTTTGGACTGAGAACGCTGACCACGCCCTCTGATTTTGTGCGGGATCAGAACTACTACCTCA AGCTCTTGTGGATTGCTCCCGAACTGCTTCCACTGACCACCATACCTGGTTGCTGTCCAGCCACGCAGCGCGGCGATGTGTACTCCTTTGGCATTATTCTGGAGGAGATCGTCAACCGTGGTGGACCCTACCAGGAGGCGCGCCAGCAGATGGACGTTCACACGATCCTGCACAAGGTGCGCCAGTGCAATGGATTCCGTCCGCTCATCAGAGAACGCGAGTGTCCACCTGATCTGCTGGAGCTAATGGAGAAGTGCTGGGCAGACAATCAGGAGGAGCGGCCCACTTTCTCCACCATACGCAGTAATATTCGCACCATAATGAA AGGCTTCTGTGAGAATCTAATGGATGATCTACTGAATCGCATGGAGCAGTATGCCAACAATCTCGAGAGTCTCGTGGAGGAGAAAACCCGCCAGTTGAGCCTGGAAAAGCAGCGTACGGAGGAGCTGCTCTACCAAATCCTGCCGCGTCCTGTGGCCCAGCAACTGATGGCCGGCGATCTTGTGGAGCCGGAGGAGTTCAGCAGCGTGACCATATACTTTAGTGACATCGTTGGCTTCACCGAACTGTGCGCCCGTAGCAGTCCCATGGACGTGGTCAACTTCCTGAATGACTTGTATAGCACATTTGACCGAATCATTGGCTTCTACGACGTCTACAAAGTGGAAACGATTGGTGATGCCTATCTGGTGGTTTCTGGATTGCCGGAGCCCAATGGTGACAAGCATGCCCGCGAGATTGCTCTAATGGCCCTGGACATCCTACGAGCAGTCAGCTCCTTCAATCTCCGCCATAAACCGGAATACAAGATACAGATTCGCATTGGGATGCATTCGGGTTCCGTGTGCGCCGGAGTCGTGGGCAAGAAGATGCCGCACTACTGTTTGTTTGGCGACACGGTCAACACGGCGTCGAGAATGGAGAGCACTGGCCAGCCGGGCAAGATACATGTGTCCTCGGCCACCAAGGCCATCCTGGACAAGTTCGGCACCTTCCAAATGGAGCAGCGCGGCGATGTCGAGCTAAAGGGCAAGGGCACGGTCACCACCTACTGGCTGAATAGCACCTCCGAGGGCGAGGCGCGTCCTCCGACTCCGCAGATCCTGACCACCGATGAGGTGCCCTTCCCGCTGCTCTTCGCCGGCATGGGAAAGTAG